In Pikeienuella piscinae, the sequence GTGGTTCTGGTCACGCTTGACCGGGCGGAGGCGATGAACGCCTTCGACACAAGGGCCGCGGAGGACATGCTGGCGCTCTTCGGCCAGGAATTGCGGCGGCGCGACGATGTCCGCGCCGTGGTGCTGACGGGGGCGGGCGAGCGCGCCTTCAGCGTCGGCGCCGACCTGAAGGAGCGCCGCGGGATGGACGACGATGTCTGGCGCCGCCAGCATGCGCTTTTCCGCGACGCCTTCGCGACGCTCTGGCGCTTTCCCTGGCCGGTGATCGCGGCGGTGCGGGGTTATGCGCTCGGCGGGGGGTGCGAACTCGCGCTCGGATGCGACTTCATCTACGCGGCGGAGGGCGCGATATTCGGCCTGCCCGAGATCAAGCTCGGCATCATGCCGGGCGCCGGCGGCACGCAGCTGCTGCCGCGGGCGGTCGGCGCGCGCAGAGCGCGCGAACTGGTGTTGACCGGGGCGCGGTTCGGCGCGGCGGAGGCGCGTGAATGGGGCCTGGTGAACCATATCGCCCCGGCGGCCGAGGTCGTGGACGCCGCGCTGGAGGCCGCGTCGCGGATCGCGCGCAACGCGCCCCTCTCCATCCAGGGCGCGAAACGCGCCATGGTCCACGGCGCGGAGGCCGGGCTTGAGGCCGGGCTCGCGCTTGAAGTGTCGATCCACCAGCGGCTCTCGGCCAGCGCGGACCGGCGGGAGGGCGTCGACGCCTTCAATGAGAAACGCAAACCGGAATGGCGATTCAGATGATGCAGTACATGAGCGGCGCGAACTGGCGCCGACAGGCGCGTGAAGCGGCGGACGCCGCGCGGCGGTCGGGCGCGAAGGCGCTATCGGAGATCGCGGCGAAGGCGGTGCTTTCGGCCTATGGCGTCGCGACGCCTCGCGGCGTGCGGTTGGCGGGCCCCGAGGCGGCGACCGACGCGGCGCTCAGCGGGTTGAAGGCGCCGCTGGTCGCCAAGATCCTGACCCGCGAGGGCGCGCACAAGAGCGATTTCGGCGGCGTCAGGTTGAACCTTTCAACGCCCGCCGATGTCGCGGAGGCGCTCTCCGCCATCGCGGCCGCGGCGGCGAAGGCCGGCGTCGAAGCCGACGGATTCCTCGTCGAGGAACAGGCCGCGCCCGGGGTCGAACTCGTGCTCGGCGGCGTCGCCGATCCGCGTTTCGGCCCGTGCGTCATGGTCGGACTTGGCGGCGTCTTCGTCGAGATCTTCGAGGATGTCGCGTTTCGCGCCTGCCCGATCGACGAGAGCGAGGCGCGCGCCATGCTGGCGGAGCTGAAGGCGGCGCCGATCCTGACCGGCGCGCGTGGCGGCGCGGGCGTCGACATGGACGCGCTGGTTGCGGCGCTGGTCGCGTTCGGCGGCCCGAACGGCGTAATGATGGCGCTTGACGGCGAAGCGGCGGAGATCGATGTCAATCCGCTGATCGCTGGGCCCTCCGGGGCCGTCGCCGCCGACGCGCGTATTCTGCTGACGACAGAGGCGGCGCCGGCGGCGGAGCCCGCGCCGGCGCTGGACCGGCAGGCGACGCGCAACGCGTTCCGCCCGCTCTTTCAGCCCGAAAGCATCGCCATTCTCGGCGCCTCCTCATCCGGCGGCGGATTCGGGAACGAAGTCATCAGCCACAGTCTCGTCTTCGGCTACAAGGGAAGCATCACGCCGATCCATCCGAAGGCCGCCGAGGTTCAGGGCCTGAAGACGGCGCCGTCGCTGGCGGCGCTCGATGAGCCGGTCGATTTCGCCTATGTGGCCATCGGCGCCGACGCGGCGCTGGAGGCGCTCGGCGCCGCGCCGGGCAAGGCGCGCTTCGTGCAGGTCATGTCCTCCGGCTTCGGCGAAAGCGAGGAAGGCGCCGACAAGGAGCGCCGCCTGCTGGAGACGGCGCAGGCCGGCGGGTTCAGGCTGATCGGGCCGAACTGCCTCGGCGTGCATTCGCCGCGCGGCGGGTTGACCTTCGTCGGCGGCGCCGATCCGACGCCGGGCGGTGTCGGTGTGATCTCGCAATCCGGCGGGCTGGCGGTGGACGTGATCCTCCGGGGCGGCGCGCGCGGGCTGAAGTTCGCGGCCGTCACCACGCTCGGCAACAGCGCCGACCTGACGCCCGCGGACCTGCTGGAGCATCATTTCAGCGACCCGGAGACGGAGGTCATCGGCCTCTACCTGGAAGATGTCCGTGACGGACGCCGGTTCGTCCAG encodes:
- a CDS encoding enoyl-CoA hydratase/isomerase family protein, which gives rise to MSAGRFRTEERADGVVLVTLDRAEAMNAFDTRAAEDMLALFGQELRRRDDVRAVVLTGAGERAFSVGADLKERRGMDDDVWRRQHALFRDAFATLWRFPWPVIAAVRGYALGGGCELALGCDFIYAAEGAIFGLPEIKLGIMPGAGGTQLLPRAVGARRARELVLTGARFGAAEAREWGLVNHIAPAAEVVDAALEAASRIARNAPLSIQGAKRAMVHGAEAGLEAGLALEVSIHQRLSASADRREGVDAFNEKRKPEWRFR
- a CDS encoding acetate--CoA ligase family protein, with the translated sequence MAIQMMQYMSGANWRRQAREAADAARRSGAKALSEIAAKAVLSAYGVATPRGVRLAGPEAATDAALSGLKAPLVAKILTREGAHKSDFGGVRLNLSTPADVAEALSAIAAAAAKAGVEADGFLVEEQAAPGVELVLGGVADPRFGPCVMVGLGGVFVEIFEDVAFRACPIDESEARAMLAELKAAPILTGARGGAGVDMDALVAALVAFGGPNGVMMALDGEAAEIDVNPLIAGPSGAVAADARILLTTEAAPAAEPAPALDRQATRNAFRPLFQPESIAILGASSSGGGFGNEVISHSLVFGYKGSITPIHPKAAEVQGLKTAPSLAALDEPVDFAYVAIGADAALEALGAAPGKARFVQVMSSGFGESEEGADKERRLLETAQAGGFRLIGPNCLGVHSPRGGLTFVGGADPTPGGVGVISQSGGLAVDVILRGGARGLKFAAVTTLGNSADLTPADLLEHHFSDPETEVIGLYLEDVRDGRRFVQRLNEHGGEKPVVMLVGGRTEAGGRAAASHTGALAADARLWAGIERQTGAVVVDTLDEFLNALLVMQARGGGKGRPTRRVALFGNGGGSSVLAADAFAREGLETPRFSAPTLARLEALGLPPGTGLANPVDTPAGTLRHRDGAVAGEILDILIGEEALDAIVLHVNLPVFTTSINQRVDVIGGLVREATRIGAGGGASAPRIVLVLRSDGAERTDTRRRADRRAALEAGIPVFDELPEAAKALGALARWEATALRR